A part of Candidatus Electrothrix aestuarii genomic DNA contains:
- a CDS encoding ATP-binding protein, protein MKLSRISLRTYLVLMNSVLLCLLYPMLMVIFVEKTIGYRDGQLQEDINEMRQDMQDRSAALVLSIGLSVRQAAAGYDFTFISDLMAEVVKNDPEMVYCMVMDHDRRLLAHPDKNKLGMKLDDSLARRNTTQLWPIFPKTYSGGQSLEVFFLEEKDALGNTALLEAILPVYNGEKLWGVLRCGYTMHFLNSKTIQKFLRWEEQLRSLKLYFISVMSVFFTVSVFIAILFTRPLLRALDVLRRGVHRVREGDLGHEIRKDLVCHEFADLAESFNSMTGSLRMSRKDLADYNRSLEKKVDERTLELKEIHDMLVKQAHEAGMAEMAVGVLHNIGNAITPAKISASALITRLKNSPLRNNLVQVLRSLETMLESSQTCISGEQSKRIQKIIRLIPDSLSEEYGHIEKSLAQICDKHRHIEDIIRLQRQYARVPVGDNQYLDINQVAQDALNMFQDSLQRRDIDVELAFQDVPPVCLEEVHFLQILVNLIKNSYESFDSVEVENKKIVLSSVLEDSEPYNVVFSIKDNGCGFTEAERMNFFRFGYSTKARGSGFGLHSCANYLIANNGSIDAISAGPGMGAEFILRLPTDTSRNKLTTESPHNEKRQ, encoded by the coding sequence ATGAAGTTATCCAGGATTTCTCTTCGCACCTATCTGGTTCTCATGAACTCTGTGCTGCTCTGTCTGTTGTATCCTATGTTGATGGTTATTTTTGTCGAAAAGACTATAGGGTACCGTGACGGTCAGTTACAGGAAGATATCAATGAAATGCGCCAGGATATGCAGGACCGCAGTGCCGCCTTGGTGCTTAGTATCGGTCTGAGTGTACGGCAGGCAGCTGCTGGGTATGACTTCACCTTTATTTCCGATCTAATGGCCGAGGTGGTGAAAAATGATCCGGAAATGGTGTATTGCATGGTCATGGATCATGATCGGCGGCTCCTGGCACACCCTGATAAAAATAAGTTGGGTATGAAGCTGGATGATTCTCTTGCGCGACGCAACACGACGCAGTTGTGGCCCATTTTTCCGAAGACCTACTCGGGCGGCCAGAGTCTGGAAGTGTTTTTTTTAGAAGAAAAAGATGCGCTTGGTAATACTGCCCTCCTGGAGGCTATTCTACCTGTATATAATGGCGAGAAACTCTGGGGGGTTTTGCGTTGCGGCTATACTATGCATTTTTTGAACAGTAAGACGATTCAGAAATTCCTACGCTGGGAGGAGCAGTTACGCAGCTTGAAGCTGTATTTTATCAGTGTAATGTCGGTGTTTTTTACAGTCTCTGTTTTTATAGCTATTCTTTTTACCCGCCCCTTGCTCCGTGCCCTTGATGTCCTGCGGCGGGGTGTGCATAGAGTGCGGGAAGGCGATCTGGGGCATGAGATAAGGAAAGACCTTGTTTGTCATGAATTTGCTGATCTGGCAGAGTCGTTTAATAGTATGACCGGAAGCCTAAGAATGAGCCGAAAAGATCTGGCTGATTATAATCGCTCCCTGGAGAAAAAGGTGGATGAGCGTACACTGGAATTGAAAGAAATTCACGATATGCTGGTCAAACAGGCCCACGAAGCAGGCATGGCGGAAATGGCTGTGGGCGTGCTCCATAATATAGGCAATGCTATTACTCCGGCAAAAATCAGTGCCAGCGCATTAATCACTCGGCTGAAAAATAGCCCCTTGCGCAATAATCTGGTTCAGGTTTTGCGCTCTTTGGAAACTATGCTGGAGTCGTCTCAGACCTGTATTAGTGGCGAGCAAAGTAAAAGGATACAGAAGATTATTCGCCTTATACCCGATTCTCTTTCGGAAGAGTATGGGCATATAGAAAAAAGTCTGGCGCAAATTTGCGATAAACATCGTCATATTGAGGATATCATTCGCTTGCAAAGGCAATATGCCCGGGTTCCTGTAGGAGATAATCAATACCTGGATATTAATCAGGTAGCCCAGGATGCCTTGAATATGTTTCAGGACTCCTTGCAACGGAGGGACATCGACGTGGAACTGGCATTTCAGGATGTTCCACCGGTTTGTCTTGAGGAAGTTCATTTTTTACAGATCCTCGTCAACCTGATTAAGAACAGCTATGAATCCTTTGATAGCGTGGAGGTGGAAAATAAAAAGATAGTATTATCGTCAGTTTTAGAAGACAGCGAGCCGTATAATGTGGTATTCTCGATTAAAGATAATGGTTGTGGGTTTACAGAAGCAGAGCGGATGAACTTTTTTCGCTTCGGCTACAGTACAAAAGCCAGAGGCTCAGGATTTGGCTTGCATTCCTGTGCCAATTATCTCATCGCGAACAACGGCTCCATTGATGCCATCAGTGCTGGTCCTGGCATGGGGGCCGAGTTCATTCTGCGCTTACCGACAGACACCTCCCGGAATAAACTAACTACGGAGAGTCCTCATAATGAAAAACGGCAATAA
- a CDS encoding histidine phosphatase family protein — MKIIHLIRHAKSSWKDGTLADIDRPLNKRGKKSCRVMAKQLIQAGCCFENIFCSPAVRAQETIQGINKTLNLELHWQTNKELYTFDSVVLLEWLRTLNDAVTAPLIIGHNPALTELCNTLRKNDTISNIPTCGYVQLCMDIDRPWRKLAEGSANLTVFLRPKKFIK; from the coding sequence ATGAAAATAATCCATCTGATTCGACACGCAAAATCAAGTTGGAAAGACGGCACGCTGGCCGATATTGACAGGCCTCTGAACAAACGCGGCAAGAAGAGCTGCCGTGTTATGGCCAAGCAACTTATACAGGCAGGCTGCTGCTTTGAAAACATTTTTTGTAGCCCAGCGGTGCGGGCACAGGAGACCATACAAGGCATCAACAAAACTCTCAACCTGGAGCTGCACTGGCAGACAAACAAGGAACTGTATACCTTTGACAGCGTCGTCCTGCTTGAGTGGCTCAGGACTCTGAATGATGCAGTGACCGCCCCCCTGATTATCGGCCATAATCCAGCCTTAACAGAACTCTGTAACACACTCCGCAAAAACGATACCATCAGCAACATCCCCACCTGCGGCTATGTCCAGCTCTGCATGGACATAGATCGTCCCTGGCGAAAGCTGGCTGAAGGGAGCGCTAACCTAACGGTCTTTCTTCGCCCAAAGAAATTTATAAAATAA
- the queD gene encoding 6-carboxytetrahydropterin synthase QueD, which yields MHDIFIKTHFSGGHHLRNYPGNCEKPHGHNWKVKVTVRVQELDELGMGIDFKVLKSEVNKVVDELDHCDLNEHPAFQERNPSSEHIAAFLFTELTEVLKTDRYSLYSVQVRETDSSGVIYYGA from the coding sequence ATGCATGATATTTTTATAAAGACCCATTTTTCCGGTGGTCATCATTTGCGCAATTACCCTGGGAATTGCGAAAAACCCCACGGTCATAACTGGAAGGTCAAGGTGACTGTCCGGGTGCAGGAATTAGATGAGTTGGGCATGGGTATAGATTTCAAGGTCCTGAAATCAGAAGTGAATAAAGTGGTTGATGAGCTGGATCACTGCGACCTGAACGAACATCCCGCCTTTCAGGAACGCAATCCCTCTTCCGAGCATATTGCTGCTTTCTTGTTTACAGAACTTACTGAGGTCTTAAAGACCGATCGTTATTCCCTCTATTCCGTGCAGGTTCGGGAGACCGACTCCAGCGGTGTGATCTACTACGGTGCCTGA
- a CDS encoding radical SAM protein — translation MPDSGSLLVSELFYSIQGESTRAGLPCAFVRLCVCNLRCSYCDSRYTWEEEGKEMSTGEVRSWLKDFPGAMVELTGGEPLLQEAVYPLMEELVAEGREVLLETSGSLSIERVPPEVGIILDVKTPGSGMAEQNHWPNLALLEQRRQTGSRDEVKFVLCSPEDVVWAVDIVRQYKLTELVPVLFSPVADRLPPDVLAELILQAQLPVRLQLQLHTQIWPDVQRGV, via the coding sequence GTGCCTGATTCCGGTTCATTACTCGTTTCCGAGCTGTTTTACTCCATCCAGGGTGAATCCACCCGGGCCGGGCTTCCCTGTGCCTTTGTCCGCCTTTGCGTGTGCAATCTGCGTTGCTCTTATTGCGATTCCCGTTATACTTGGGAGGAAGAGGGTAAGGAGATGAGCACTGGCGAGGTTCGTTCCTGGCTCAAGGATTTTCCCGGAGCGATGGTCGAGCTTACCGGTGGTGAGCCCTTGTTGCAGGAGGCTGTGTATCCGCTCATGGAGGAGCTGGTGGCAGAGGGCCGTGAGGTCCTGCTGGAGACCAGTGGCAGTCTGAGTATTGAACGGGTGCCGCCGGAAGTGGGGATTATCTTAGATGTAAAAACACCTGGTTCCGGGATGGCAGAGCAAAATCACTGGCCCAACCTTGCCCTATTGGAACAACGCCGACAAACAGGGAGTCGCGATGAGGTCAAGTTTGTCCTCTGTTCTCCCGAGGATGTTGTTTGGGCTGTAGATATTGTCCGGCAATATAAGCTGACCGAGCTGGTGCCGGTCCTTTTTTCTCCAGTTGCAGATCGCTTGCCACCTGATGTGCTTGCAGAGTTGATCCTGCAGGCGCAGCTTCCGGTCAGGTTGCAATTGCAGCTTCATACCCAGATTTGGCCTGATGTTCAGAGGGGGGTGTGA
- a CDS encoding caspase family protein — MGKIYALSVGINDYSPAVGKLRGCLNDVEAVTSHVKDMFKDRLYLETLTDSDATRENIIKLFRSHLGKAGADDVVLFHYSGHGARCKAAKEFKRFYPDGWDEGLVCYDSRETGGFDLADKELAVLLAEVASNSPHIAVLLDCCHSGSATRDTQKRADDFLHPRPRFTHEIYDKRPLDSYLDAHYSKLLEQGESLVLPASQHILLAACERVQKAWEGQNHQGVFTQTLLEALAESGPDITYADLFMRVRTVVRRHADNQTPQFETYQRFNAYSGFLGSAATTGTRSYNVYLKDDAWKAECGALHGLPSDSDKMVEFALYRGKELIGYAETVQVGPQESVVELLDVAEVNPEEQLQARITSLPVPPLLIGLSGDEKGVKIVLDCFSSMDNRTFGFVFSTDLTVEYSYTLVAENDKLLLREGKNGRLLQGAEGYTFIAAEILFSILQRIVTWNRAVNLQNNSTRMDKNAVQFELVECLENGTEVLFSEDKITFDIVRDEDDWRIITFKLRIDNRTRQPLHFALAYFSNDFGIQILYNERIERSDETFDIIIDDSAIFRFSLDEKDGDQATHIFKLIVSTERIDDFLLFQEGIEIGKVFYFTKAVTFGKPKPQKKIHQNEWFTKTICVNLVRQLSQVSTKDFIVVDQKVPVSSGQSVQPAAGRGVMRDGSRIAQPETPPARTTRSAGFSSAGNFKPQKITIKGHPSLTADVSLAGVQPGSRSAGGDSDFCRALERQGLELLNFSRGGKTRGGAESILELSDIKGDEVLAKDPLKIELDFGLAKEEYILPLTFDGEHILLAGEPEKDADGKTLIHIDHIPEGIPDHRRSVGKALKLYFFKTYLKKDNVNLLRWVEFGKDGSVIRHKEGVADKVAVAQNIILLVHGIIGDTENIAQGMTQAQDGEGVSLDKKFDLVLTYDYENLNTNIEDTARKLKEQLREVGLHAEDDKRLTLLVHSMGGLVSRWFIEQEGGNAVVDHLVMCGTPNVGSPFGKVDAARKLTGVLTTWAMNCFAAFAPFGAGLLTVLGRSKKVTPTLEQMNPSSEFIQKLNSGDDPGIPYTILAGDIRRYDDGHDKLMEKLVAKVGKGGLFDTLYHDAGHDIAVALASIQGVTDARQPVPVKQVVDCHHMNYFVSEAGLRALGKVEW, encoded by the coding sequence ATGGGAAAGATTTATGCCTTATCGGTCGGGATAAACGATTATTCACCGGCAGTGGGTAAGTTGCGTGGCTGCCTTAATGATGTTGAGGCTGTGACGTCCCATGTTAAAGATATGTTTAAAGATAGGCTTTACCTTGAAACATTGACGGACAGCGATGCCACCCGAGAGAATATCATCAAACTATTTCGATCCCATCTGGGGAAAGCTGGTGCGGATGATGTGGTTCTCTTTCATTATTCCGGGCACGGTGCCCGTTGCAAGGCTGCCAAAGAGTTTAAGCGTTTTTATCCTGACGGCTGGGACGAGGGCTTGGTCTGCTATGACAGTCGTGAGACTGGCGGTTTTGATCTGGCGGATAAGGAATTGGCTGTGTTGCTTGCCGAGGTTGCCAGTAATTCTCCCCATATTGCCGTGTTGCTGGATTGCTGCCATTCCGGTTCCGCAACACGGGATACCCAAAAAAGAGCGGATGATTTTCTCCATCCCCGCCCTCGTTTTACCCATGAGATCTATGATAAACGACCGCTGGACAGCTATCTGGACGCTCATTACAGCAAGTTGCTGGAACAGGGGGAGTCCTTGGTACTCCCTGCCAGTCAGCATATCCTCTTGGCCGCCTGTGAGCGGGTGCAAAAGGCCTGGGAAGGGCAGAACCACCAGGGTGTCTTTACCCAAACTTTATTAGAGGCCTTGGCGGAATCGGGTCCCGATATCACCTATGCTGATTTGTTTATGCGGGTTCGCACGGTGGTCCGCCGTCATGCGGATAATCAGACTCCGCAGTTTGAGACCTATCAGCGATTCAATGCCTATAGCGGTTTTCTTGGCAGCGCGGCCACAACAGGTACTCGTAGTTATAATGTGTATTTGAAGGATGATGCATGGAAGGCAGAGTGTGGAGCCTTGCATGGCCTGCCCAGTGACTCGGACAAGATGGTTGAATTCGCCCTGTACCGGGGGAAGGAACTGATTGGGTATGCTGAAACAGTGCAGGTCGGGCCGCAGGAGAGTGTGGTGGAACTATTGGATGTTGCTGAGGTTAATCCAGAAGAGCAACTTCAGGCCCGGATTACTTCTCTGCCAGTGCCGCCTTTGCTGATCGGCCTGAGCGGAGACGAGAAGGGAGTCAAGATAGTGCTTGACTGTTTTTCCTCTATGGATAATCGAACCTTCGGTTTTGTTTTCAGCACAGATTTGACTGTGGAGTATTCGTATACCCTGGTGGCGGAGAACGATAAGCTACTGCTGCGTGAAGGGAAAAATGGTCGTTTACTCCAGGGGGCGGAGGGGTATACCTTTATTGCTGCGGAAATCCTTTTTTCAATATTGCAGCGAATCGTCACCTGGAACAGGGCTGTGAACTTGCAGAATAACTCTACCCGGATGGATAAGAATGCTGTTCAATTCGAGTTGGTTGAGTGTCTTGAAAATGGTACGGAAGTTCTTTTCTCCGAAGATAAGATTACCTTTGATATTGTAAGAGATGAGGATGACTGGAGAATAATCACCTTTAAGCTACGGATTGATAACCGAACTAGGCAACCTCTTCATTTCGCCTTGGCATATTTCTCCAACGATTTTGGCATACAGATTCTCTATAATGAACGTATTGAACGGAGTGATGAGACCTTTGATATAATCATTGATGATTCTGCAATATTCCGTTTTAGCTTGGATGAAAAGGATGGCGATCAGGCTACGCATATTTTTAAGCTGATTGTCAGTACCGAGCGTATTGATGATTTTCTGTTGTTTCAAGAAGGGATAGAAATCGGTAAGGTCTTCTATTTCACAAAGGCAGTCACTTTCGGCAAACCCAAACCGCAGAAAAAAATTCACCAGAATGAGTGGTTCACCAAAACTATCTGCGTGAACTTGGTACGGCAACTTTCTCAGGTCAGCACGAAGGATTTCATCGTTGTAGATCAAAAGGTACCTGTGTCGAGCGGACAATCCGTACAACCAGCTGCTGGACGCGGGGTGATGCGCGATGGCAGTCGTATTGCACAACCTGAAACTCCTCCCGCCAGGACCACCCGATCAGCTGGTTTTAGTTCAGCCGGAAATTTCAAGCCACAGAAGATCACCATCAAGGGACATCCTTCCTTGACCGCTGATGTCAGCCTTGCCGGAGTACAGCCCGGCAGTCGCAGTGCAGGTGGTGATTCTGATTTTTGTCGAGCCCTGGAACGACAGGGATTAGAGCTGCTTAATTTTTCACGAGGGGGCAAGACGCGGGGCGGGGCGGAAAGCATTCTGGAATTAAGCGATATTAAAGGGGATGAGGTACTTGCAAAAGATCCGCTGAAAATCGAGCTTGATTTTGGTCTGGCTAAAGAAGAGTATATCCTGCCACTGACCTTTGACGGGGAACATATCCTGTTGGCTGGAGAGCCGGAAAAGGATGCTGATGGGAAAACCCTGATCCATATTGACCATATTCCAGAGGGCATCCCGGATCATCGCCGTAGTGTGGGCAAGGCTCTGAAGCTCTACTTTTTCAAGACCTACTTGAAAAAAGACAATGTGAACCTCCTCCGTTGGGTGGAGTTTGGAAAAGACGGCTCTGTGATTCGTCATAAAGAGGGTGTGGCGGACAAGGTCGCAGTAGCGCAGAATATTATCCTCCTAGTCCACGGCATCATCGGTGATACTGAAAATATTGCCCAGGGGATGACGCAGGCGCAGGATGGGGAAGGCGTATCTCTTGATAAAAAATTCGATCTGGTGCTGACCTATGATTACGAAAATCTGAACACCAATATTGAAGATACGGCCCGGAAGTTAAAGGAACAGCTGCGTGAGGTAGGGCTGCACGCAGAGGATGACAAGCGTCTGACCCTACTGGTTCATTCTATGGGAGGCTTGGTTTCTCGTTGGTTTATTGAGCAGGAGGGCGGCAATGCGGTGGTTGATCACCTGGTGATGTGCGGCACGCCCAATGTGGGGTCACCCTTTGGAAAAGTGGACGCAGCTCGTAAGCTGACCGGTGTGCTGACCACTTGGGCTATGAACTGCTTTGCTGCCTTTGCACCCTTTGGGGCTGGCTTGCTGACGGTTCTGGGGCGATCCAAAAAGGTTACCCCGACCCTTGAGCAGATGAACCCGAGTTCTGAGTTTATCCAGAAGTTGAATAGCGGTGATGATCCGGGGATTCCCTATACCATCCTTGCCGGAGATATCCGTCGCTATGATGATGGGCATGATAAGCTGATGGAAAAATTAGTGGCGAAGGTCGGCAAAGGAGGACTGTTCGATACCTTGTATCATGATGCCGGGCATGATATTGCAGTAGCGCTGGCCAGTATTCAGGGCGTAACCGATGCGCGGCAGCCTGTGCCGGTGAAGCAGGTGGTGGATTGCCATCATATGAATTATTTTGTTTCTGAGGCTGGGTTGCGGGCTTTGGGCAAGGTGGAGTGGTGA
- a CDS encoding MFS transporter, with amino-acid sequence MQSSQESQDSRSLLRDRNLHIIFSVTLMAVMGVASLTPAFPKIIQELHILPKDIGLLITAFTVPGVFLTPILGMLADRFGRKMVLAPSLFLFAIAGGACALTRDFHLLLILRFIQGAGAAALPAINTALIGDLYIGQERDTAMGYNTSVLSLGVASYPALGGLLAAAGWQYPFFLPLLALPVGFLVLFSLKNPEPKNTRSFKGYLNGIWQAVQQREVAVLFLASLVTFIILYGSYLTYFPLLLHQTFQANAPLIGLIMSGMACTMAFTSSQMGKLAKRYTKKQLLIAAYTLYAVALALIPFVPSIPVLLFPVVLFGIAQGLNIPTVQTMLTGLAPLEYRASFMAVNGMVLRLGQTLGPICMGIFFVLWGTDGAFLAGVGCALFMLIIFALLLKSPGR; translated from the coding sequence ATGCAATCAAGCCAAGAGTCGCAGGATAGCCGTTCTCTCCTACGCGACCGTAATCTGCACATTATTTTCTCCGTCACTCTGATGGCCGTCATGGGTGTGGCCAGTCTTACACCAGCCTTTCCCAAGATCATCCAGGAGCTGCATATCTTACCTAAAGATATCGGATTGCTCATCACCGCGTTTACAGTACCAGGCGTTTTTCTTACCCCTATCCTCGGCATGTTGGCGGATCGCTTTGGGAGAAAAATGGTCCTGGCGCCATCCCTCTTTCTCTTTGCCATAGCTGGCGGAGCCTGCGCCTTGACTCGGGATTTTCATCTCCTCCTTATTCTCCGTTTTATTCAGGGGGCCGGGGCAGCCGCCTTACCTGCCATCAATACCGCCCTAATCGGCGATCTGTATATCGGTCAGGAGCGTGATACAGCAATGGGCTACAATACCAGCGTCTTGAGTTTGGGTGTGGCCAGCTATCCCGCCCTAGGTGGCCTGCTTGCGGCTGCTGGCTGGCAATACCCGTTTTTTCTGCCGCTGCTTGCCCTCCCTGTGGGATTCCTGGTTCTGTTTTCCCTCAAAAATCCTGAGCCAAAAAATACCCGCTCCTTCAAAGGCTATCTGAATGGTATCTGGCAGGCTGTCCAACAACGGGAGGTGGCTGTGCTCTTTCTCGCCAGCCTTGTTACCTTTATCATCCTTTATGGATCCTACCTTACCTATTTCCCCCTTTTGCTGCACCAGACTTTCCAAGCCAACGCGCCGCTTATCGGCCTGATTATGTCCGGCATGGCCTGCACGATGGCTTTTACCTCTTCGCAGATGGGCAAGTTGGCAAAACGCTACACAAAAAAACAACTCCTCATAGCGGCTTATACCCTCTATGCTGTGGCCCTGGCTCTGATCCCCTTTGTTCCCAGCATTCCGGTGCTGCTCTTTCCTGTGGTGCTTTTTGGTATAGCACAAGGCTTGAATATTCCCACTGTCCAGACCATGCTGACCGGTCTGGCACCGCTGGAATACCGAGCCTCTTTTATGGCGGTCAACGGGATGGTGTTACGCTTAGGGCAGACCCTGGGGCCGATTTGCATGGGGATTTTCTTTGTTCTCTGGGGGACAGACGGAGCCTTTCTAGCTGGGGTGGGATGTGCGTTGTTTATGCTAATAATTTTCGCGCTACTGTTGAAAAGTCCGGGTAGATAA
- a CDS encoding adenosine deaminase, with the protein MKRTSWLFMLGIGLALQSCTLPAHTPGPSDDKAQAPVESVEQQGKAVFSPNTDDPSYREMLVDWKLRSLKNDPEKMREFLLPMPKGADLHNHLSGAVTTERLIEWGAADGLCINQESWKAEPPPCVDKAVPMQEAMSDSALQQKILEAWSMENFQGSMLEAHQHFFDAFGKFDAVISDERSDASLADVLSITGKNNQVYVELMRGFNASRVGKLAAKYIQPDDPWTEAMLLKKRQELIADPVFQKTLAATSASLEKWVSDARGLLGCSTESPDPGCGVEVRFLMSANRTKDRRSVFAQWVYGYELTQKSPWVLGVELVAPEEHENSLKYYYDEMFSLDVLHRLYKADKQKKPVRIALHAGELIPEILPDSMEGQWHLKFHIRHAVEMGHAERIGHGCDVLDEESPAELMKTMRDKDVLVEACLTSNATLLGKIGHSHPLNTYLAQDVPAALATDDEGILRIDITDEFVRAITHQKLGYPELKQMTRASMEHSFLPGASLWQEESKYEKISNACAKDVAGSTRLSPSCKRFLQKSERAAMQWRLEEQLTAFEKQVVE; encoded by the coding sequence ATGAAAAGGACATCTTGGCTTTTTATGCTGGGGATAGGCTTGGCCCTTCAGAGCTGCACTCTGCCTGCCCATACTCCAGGCCCAAGTGACGATAAGGCGCAGGCTCCGGTTGAAAGCGTTGAACAGCAGGGTAAGGCTGTATTTTCTCCGAACACGGATGATCCCTCGTATCGGGAGATGCTGGTGGATTGGAAACTGCGTTCTTTGAAGAATGATCCTGAAAAAATGCGGGAATTCCTTCTGCCCATGCCTAAGGGGGCTGATCTTCATAATCATCTTTCCGGTGCTGTTACCACAGAACGGTTGATTGAATGGGGCGCTGCTGATGGTCTTTGTATCAACCAGGAGAGTTGGAAAGCCGAGCCTCCGCCATGTGTAGATAAGGCTGTGCCCATGCAAGAGGCCATGTCCGATTCAGCCCTTCAGCAGAAGATCCTGGAGGCATGGTCTATGGAAAATTTTCAAGGCAGTATGCTGGAAGCCCACCAGCATTTTTTTGATGCCTTTGGTAAATTCGATGCCGTCATCTCTGATGAGCGCTCTGATGCCAGCTTGGCAGATGTGCTGTCCATCACCGGGAAAAATAATCAGGTTTACGTAGAGCTGATGCGGGGTTTTAATGCAAGTCGGGTGGGGAAACTTGCTGCCAAGTATATTCAGCCTGATGATCCTTGGACAGAGGCCATGCTATTAAAGAAACGTCAGGAGCTCATAGCTGATCCGGTCTTTCAAAAGACTCTGGCTGCTACCAGCGCGAGCCTGGAAAAATGGGTCAGCGATGCTCGGGGATTGCTCGGATGCTCGACAGAAAGCCCTGATCCTGGTTGTGGTGTGGAGGTTAGATTCCTCATGTCCGCCAATCGGACCAAGGATCGTCGGAGTGTTTTTGCTCAATGGGTCTATGGTTATGAGTTGACACAAAAATCTCCCTGGGTTCTGGGAGTGGAGTTGGTTGCGCCGGAAGAGCATGAAAATTCCCTCAAGTATTACTACGATGAGATGTTTTCCCTGGATGTGCTCCATCGTTTGTATAAGGCAGATAAGCAAAAGAAACCAGTCCGAATCGCCTTGCATGCTGGTGAGTTGATCCCGGAGATTTTGCCGGACAGCATGGAGGGACAGTGGCATTTGAAATTCCATATCCGTCATGCCGTGGAAATGGGGCATGCCGAGCGGATCGGGCACGGCTGTGATGTGCTGGATGAGGAAAGCCCGGCAGAACTCATGAAGACCATGCGCGATAAGGATGTACTGGTAGAGGCTTGTTTGACCTCCAATGCCACGTTGCTCGGTAAAATAGGTCATTCGCACCCCCTGAATACCTATTTGGCCCAGGATGTACCGGCTGCCTTGGCCACAGATGATGAAGGTATCTTGCGCATCGATATCACTGATGAGTTTGTCCGTGCGATTACTCATCAGAAACTTGGCTATCCTGAGCTGAAGCAGATGACCCGCGCCAGCATGGAGCATAGCTTTTTGCCTGGAGCAAGTCTCTGGCAAGAAGAGAGCAAGTATGAAAAGATAAGTAATGCCTGTGCCAAGGATGTTGCCGGTTCCACCCGTCTTTCTCCATCATGTAAGAGATTTTTGCAGAAAAGTGAGCGTGCGGCCATGCAGTGGAGGCTGGAAGAACAGCTTACTGCCTTTGAAAAGCAGGTTGTGGAGTAG